From a single Micromonospora pallida genomic region:
- a CDS encoding RNA-guided endonuclease InsQ/TnpB family protein: MTRAVKRAYKYRFYPTPEQADLLNRTFGCVRKVYNLALHARIEAWQQRQERVTYNVTSGMLTVWKKSEELAFLNEVSSVPLQQTLRHLQAGFVAFWDKRARYPRFKSKRRSRASAEFTSRAFRYRDGTLTLAKLAEPLDIVWSRPLPDGATPSTVTVSRDAAGRWFVSLLCEDTITPEPATRTAVGIDAGLDSLLTLSTGEKITNPRHERTDRERLARAQRELARKEKDSANQAKARLQVARIHARIVDRRRDHLHKLTTRLVRENQTLVIEDLSVRNMVKNHSLARAISDAAWRQFRELLTYKCAWYGRDLVVIDRWYPSSKTCSVCGAVAETMPLGVRSWTCRCGTIHDRDVNAARNILAAGLAVTACGAGVRPQRDTSRTGQSAVKQETLGATQGIPRL; this comes from the coding sequence GTGACCAGGGCGGTGAAGCGGGCGTACAAATACCGCTTCTACCCCACCCCGGAGCAGGCCGACCTCCTGAACCGGACCTTCGGGTGCGTGCGGAAGGTCTACAACCTGGCTCTGCATGCGCGGATCGAGGCGTGGCAGCAGCGGCAGGAACGGGTTACCTACAACGTCACCAGCGGGATGCTCACCGTCTGGAAAAAGTCTGAGGAGTTGGCGTTCCTCAACGAGGTGTCGTCGGTGCCGTTGCAGCAGACGCTGCGGCACCTGCAGGCCGGGTTCGTCGCGTTCTGGGACAAGCGGGCCCGGTACCCGCGTTTCAAGTCCAAGCGTCGGTCGCGGGCGTCGGCGGAGTTCACTTCCAGGGCGTTTCGCTACCGTGACGGTACGCTCACTTTGGCGAAGCTCGCCGAGCCATTGGACATCGTCTGGTCCAGGCCGCTGCCCGACGGTGCGACCCCGTCCACAGTGACGGTGTCCCGCGACGCCGCCGGGCGGTGGTTCGTGTCCCTGCTCTGCGAGGACACCATCACCCCCGAACCCGCCACCAGGACAGCGGTTGGTATCGATGCCGGTCTGGACTCGTTGCTGACCCTGTCGACCGGGGAGAAGATCACCAACCCCAGACACGAACGCACCGACCGCGAACGCCTCGCCCGTGCCCAACGGGAACTGGCGCGCAAGGAGAAGGACTCGGCTAACCAGGCCAAAGCCCGACTCCAGGTCGCCCGGATCCATGCCCGCATCGTCGACCGCCGCCGGGACCACCTGCACAAGCTGACCACTCGACTCGTGCGTGAGAACCAAACGCTCGTGATCGAGGACCTGTCCGTCCGCAACATGGTCAAGAACCACTCGCTCGCCAGGGCCATCTCCGATGCGGCCTGGCGACAGTTCCGCGAACTGCTCACGTACAAGTGCGCCTGGTACGGCCGGGACCTGGTCGTGATCGACCGCTGGTACCCGTCCTCCAAGACCTGCTCCGTCTGCGGAGCCGTCGCGGAAACCATGCCGTTGGGCGTGCGGTCGTGGACGTGCCGGTGCGGCACGATCCACGACCGGGACGTGAACGCGGCGCGTAACATTCTGGCCGCCGGGCTGGCGGTGACGGCCTGTGGAGCCGGTGTAAGACCTCAACGGGACACCTCCCGAACGGGGCAGTCGGCAGTGAAGCAGGAAACCCTTGGGGCGACCCAGGGAATCCCCCGCCTCTAG
- a CDS encoding AMP-binding protein: MSLFAWLTDPPDDRGIHIASATIDEWDFTPYPRLAELTWAAARRLRQAGVERGDVVVLVRWASVEFVADFFATLVLGATPTAVAPPRAFRDRAAYTAHLERIIRLVGARVLSTSADVAAQLASLAHAQGCAVVTEIADEPVAAGTVTPPEVGLIQFSSGSTSAPKGIRISFEALQGQLSTLSQWMQLTPRDRHVSWMPLHHDMGLVGQLLAPMNRTADVWLMRPDQFVRSPSRWLRRLGEGVPTGAVTPPFGLAHVVRRVRPADVAGLDLSNLRFVIVGAERIEDSVLEAFLRLLEPCGLRREVLLPSYGLAEATLAVTGTSMHGAYPVLDVDPASLVIGERVASAMPDSRRLRLVGCGTPLSGMSVRVVDDDGHTVGDDMFGEIEIGGVSLADGYIGEDGAEDFAGTLRTGDAGFVRDGQLYVVGRLGESVKQFGAWLFAEDAERCARNVANSPQRTVALLGVLEGRNTAAVLVEGGIGDAAPAIGQAVVEGTDGLRVQVYAVPPGTIIRTTSGKLKRQEMWLRLIRGEMGGSMKWDSDPVTEEMLS; this comes from the coding sequence GTGTCGCTGTTCGCCTGGTTGACGGACCCGCCGGACGACCGGGGAATTCACATCGCGAGCGCCACGATCGACGAGTGGGATTTCACGCCGTATCCGCGGCTCGCCGAGCTGACCTGGGCAGCGGCTCGCCGCCTACGCCAGGCTGGCGTAGAACGCGGTGACGTTGTGGTCCTGGTCCGGTGGGCGTCCGTCGAGTTCGTCGCCGACTTCTTCGCCACCCTGGTGCTCGGAGCCACGCCGACGGCGGTCGCCCCGCCGCGCGCGTTCCGCGACCGGGCGGCCTACACGGCACACCTTGAACGCATCATCCGCCTGGTCGGCGCACGGGTGTTGTCCACGAGCGCCGACGTCGCCGCGCAGCTGGCGTCGCTGGCCCATGCTCAGGGCTGCGCGGTCGTCACGGAGATCGCCGACGAGCCGGTGGCGGCGGGCACCGTTACGCCGCCCGAGGTCGGGCTCATCCAGTTCAGCTCGGGTTCGACCAGCGCGCCCAAGGGGATACGGATCTCCTTCGAAGCGCTGCAGGGGCAGCTGTCCACTCTGAGCCAGTGGATGCAGCTCACTCCCCGAGACAGGCATGTGAGCTGGATGCCGCTGCACCACGACATGGGACTGGTCGGGCAGCTGCTGGCACCGATGAACCGCACCGCGGACGTCTGGCTGATGCGCCCCGATCAGTTTGTCCGGTCGCCGTCGCGTTGGCTGCGTCGGCTGGGCGAAGGCGTCCCGACCGGAGCCGTGACACCACCGTTCGGTCTCGCTCATGTGGTGCGGCGGGTGCGGCCGGCGGACGTCGCCGGCCTTGACCTGAGCAACCTGCGGTTCGTCATCGTGGGCGCCGAGCGCATCGAGGACAGTGTGCTCGAGGCCTTCCTGCGGCTTCTCGAGCCGTGCGGTCTACGACGAGAGGTACTTCTCCCGTCGTACGGCCTCGCCGAGGCGACGTTGGCAGTGACCGGGACGTCGATGCACGGCGCCTACCCGGTTCTGGATGTCGACCCGGCCTCCCTGGTCATCGGCGAACGGGTCGCCAGCGCCATGCCGGACAGCCGCCGGCTGCGTCTGGTCGGCTGCGGCACGCCGTTGTCCGGCATGTCGGTTCGGGTGGTCGACGACGATGGCCACACCGTGGGCGACGACATGTTCGGAGAGATCGAGATAGGTGGCGTCTCGCTGGCTGACGGGTACATCGGCGAAGACGGCGCGGAGGATTTCGCCGGTACGCTGCGGACCGGAGACGCGGGCTTCGTCCGCGATGGTCAGCTTTATGTCGTCGGCCGTCTCGGCGAGTCGGTCAAGCAGTTCGGCGCCTGGCTGTTCGCGGAGGACGCCGAGCGGTGCGCGCGGAACGTCGCGAACAGTCCGCAACGCACCGTCGCGCTGCTGGGAGTGCTGGAGGGACGCAACACGGCGGCCGTCCTCGTCGAAGGCGGTATCGGCGACGCCGCACCGGCGATCGGACAGGCCGTCGTCGAGGGCACCGACGGCCTGCGAGTGCAGGTCTACGCCGTGCCGCCAGGGACGATCATCCGCACCACCAGCGGCAAACTGAAACGGCAGGAAATGTGGCTCCGGCTGATCCGGGGAGAGATGGGGGGCAGCATGAAGTGGGACTCGGACCCCGTGACGGAGGAGATGTTGTCTTGA
- a CDS encoding transglutaminase domain-containing protein, with protein sequence MSRSGDAGPIPSADAAVADDRSMHGTTVDEINRLLALLGRIPDDVRQFTHTAEDARQRYGFTGDLLETMIGAGLPHRRDTHGAARYDLTDLKNMATHLTVGAGPRAALRYWAAAYNRATSQVNYEVRYRVKCPTPGHSGRCRYRALMPGGQVVEREAAPDDAQPLPVVRFTLGNDWPDLPASVRDVLAEVEGLTFMNLPEILRWDLDFMRRTGLADCAGAAKLLVTEGRRRGLAVRSSYGLLATAPYSTTHHWSEFAVEDRWVPVDPLLINLMIRIGVLDAGRWTPARSPGSVLSRVVDHQGPPIVSHDGVPIDVTFPTRVKV encoded by the coding sequence GTGTCGCGATCCGGTGACGCCGGCCCGATCCCCAGCGCCGACGCTGCGGTCGCCGACGACCGGTCCATGCACGGCACCACGGTTGACGAAATCAATAGGCTGCTCGCTCTGCTTGGCCGGATACCGGATGACGTTCGTCAATTCACGCACACCGCCGAGGACGCCCGGCAACGCTACGGGTTTACGGGCGATCTGCTCGAGACGATGATCGGCGCGGGCCTGCCGCACCGACGCGACACGCACGGCGCCGCCCGCTACGACCTGACCGACCTCAAGAACATGGCGACGCACCTTACGGTCGGCGCCGGTCCACGGGCGGCGCTGCGGTACTGGGCGGCCGCGTACAACCGTGCCACGAGCCAGGTCAACTACGAGGTGCGCTACCGGGTGAAGTGCCCTACGCCAGGCCACTCCGGCCGGTGCCGCTACCGGGCACTGATGCCGGGTGGGCAGGTGGTCGAGCGCGAGGCCGCACCGGACGATGCGCAGCCCTTGCCCGTCGTCCGGTTCACCCTGGGTAACGACTGGCCTGACCTGCCCGCATCCGTGCGGGACGTCCTGGCCGAGGTGGAAGGCCTGACGTTCATGAATCTTCCGGAGATCCTGCGTTGGGATCTGGATTTCATGCGTCGTACCGGGCTGGCCGATTGTGCCGGTGCGGCAAAGCTGCTGGTCACGGAAGGTCGACGGCGTGGGCTCGCCGTCCGCTCGTCGTACGGCCTGCTCGCGACGGCACCGTACTCGACCACCCATCACTGGAGCGAGTTCGCGGTGGAGGACAGGTGGGTGCCGGTCGACCCGCTATTGATCAACTTGATGATCCGGATCGGCGTGCTGGACGCTGGACGCTGGACTCCGGCGCGCTCACCTGGATCGGTTCTCAGCCGGGTGGTGGACCACCAGGGACCGCCGATCGTCAGCCATGACGGCGTCCCGATCGACGTCACCTTCCCCACCAGGGTGAAGGTGTAG